A single Streptomyces mirabilis DNA region contains:
- a CDS encoding helix-turn-helix domain-containing protein, translated as MRDDELLTVPEAMARLKIGRSALYDLLRTRRLASLTIGRARRILAHALADYVQRHLEEAAQ; from the coding sequence GTGCGTGACGACGAACTCCTCACCGTCCCCGAGGCCATGGCCCGTCTCAAGATCGGCCGCTCGGCACTCTACGACCTCCTGCGCACCCGCCGCCTGGCCTCCCTGACCATCGGCCGCGCCCGCCGCATCCTCGCCCACGCCCTCGCTGACTACGTTCAGCGTCACCTGGAAGAGGCCGCCCAATGA
- a CDS encoding replication initiator, translated as MPPHNPTTTIPRPEPAAAVLPSFTGYRDLLGLIRQLSSLGGCARPIRLEGHRTELDAFTGEILRELKSKELPAGHLLVRCGNRRTTRCPSCAELYRQDTYHLIAAGLRGGKNIPDQVATHPRVFATLTAPSYGPVHGRRVNGSARCRCGRTHTKGDPLLGTPLDPDRYDYTGAVLWNAHAPALWARLMLHLRRTIAAAAGIPQRLLHKVARVSYAKVAEYQQRGLIHFHAVIRLDGPAGSYTPPPAWATPEMLADGVHAAAARAHVDGPEIDGRTYSFGFGRELDVKVIQSAAFQAGATITEGKVAGYVAKYATKGAASAAGTLDRRLKLIAELGQETIPEHAAHMIRTAWALGARRDLAHLKLRAWAHMLGFRGHFSTKTRAYSTTLGALRAARAAWQSRHTPDPEPTTLVLAHWAYDGTGLTPDLERLAALIGGGPAREQAVTVGA; from the coding sequence GGCGGGTGCGCCCGGCCCATCCGGCTCGAAGGCCACCGAACCGAACTCGACGCCTTCACCGGCGAGATCCTGCGCGAACTGAAGTCCAAAGAGCTGCCCGCCGGACACCTCCTGGTCCGCTGCGGCAACCGCCGCACCACCCGCTGCCCCTCCTGCGCCGAGCTCTACCGCCAGGACACCTACCACCTCATCGCCGCCGGCCTGCGCGGCGGCAAGAACATCCCCGACCAAGTCGCCACCCACCCCCGCGTCTTCGCTACCCTGACCGCACCCTCGTACGGACCGGTCCACGGCCGACGCGTCAACGGCTCCGCCCGCTGCCGCTGCGGACGCACCCACACCAAAGGCGACCCGCTCCTCGGCACACCGCTCGACCCGGATCGGTACGACTACACCGGCGCGGTGTTGTGGAACGCGCACGCCCCCGCCCTCTGGGCCCGCTTGATGCTCCACCTGCGCCGCACCATCGCCGCCGCAGCCGGTATCCCTCAGCGCCTGCTGCACAAGGTCGCCCGCGTCTCGTACGCCAAGGTCGCCGAGTACCAGCAGCGCGGACTGATCCACTTCCACGCCGTGATCCGCCTCGACGGCCCCGCAGGCAGCTACACCCCACCACCCGCATGGGCCACGCCCGAGATGTTGGCCGATGGCGTCCACGCTGCCGCCGCCCGCGCCCACGTCGACGGGCCGGAGATCGACGGTCGGACCTACTCCTTCGGCTTCGGCAGGGAGCTGGACGTCAAGGTCATCCAGTCCGCCGCCTTCCAGGCCGGGGCCACGATCACGGAGGGCAAGGTCGCCGGGTACGTGGCGAAGTACGCCACCAAGGGCGCCGCAAGCGCGGCCGGCACCCTCGACCGCCGACTGAAGCTGATCGCCGAACTCGGCCAGGAGACCATTCCCGAGCACGCCGCCCACATGATCCGCACTGCCTGGGCCCTCGGCGCCCGCCGCGACCTCGCCCACCTGAAACTGCGGGCCTGGGCCCACATGCTCGGCTTCCGCGGCCACTTCTCCACCAAGACCCGCGCCTACTCCACCACCCTCGGAGCGCTCCGAGCCGCCCGCGCCGCCTGGCAGAGCCGTCACACCCCCGACCCCGAACCGACCACCCTCGTCCTCGCCCACTGGGCCTACGACGGCACCGGACTCACCCCTGACCTCGAACGCCTCGCCGCACTCATCGGCGGCGGCCCAGCGCGCGAACAGGCGGTGACAGTCGGTGCGTGA